The sequence GGCAATCGAAACAAAAGCATAAAGCCATAAAAATAGAATAGTGATCCAAAAACTTATTTTATGAATCCACATAGTGCGTTTAAACAAAAAATCATTTAGAGCCAACAATAAGGCTGGAAGCAACAAAGCATAAGTCGTTACCACCATGTCAAATTCAAAGCCCATTCTGAAGGCTTTAAGAATAATAAAACCGTTTGTTTGTGAACTATCAATAGTTTTAAAACAATAATAAAAAACGAGTCTGAATAATGATAATGTAAAAAACTCAAGCAGAAAAAGCTTTGCCAGGGTAATAACGAAAGCCGGTAAAAAATTAAAGATCTTTTTCAGCATAGGAAAACAAGTAACATTCATTTAAGATTTGTGTGACCTTAAATTTACCGTCAAATGTAAAGATTTTTAATGGAGGCTGAGTAATTCCTTCGCGTTTTTTAATGCTGATTGCGTAGGATTACTTGTACTTAGCATTTTTGCTATTTCAATAACACGATCCTCTTTGCTGAGTTGTTTAATATAAGAAACCGTCTTGTCTTCATCGTCTTTTTTATAAACGAATAAATGATGCTGACCTTTGCTTGCCATTTGTGGAAGGTGTGTTATCGTAATAACCTGCATGGTACCGCCCATTTTTAATAAGATGTTTCCTATTTTGTCTGCAACATCGCCGCTAACACCGGTATCAATCTCGTCAAAAATAATAGTGGGTAATTGCTTTTTAGTAGCCAGCAAGGCTTTTAAACTTAGCATCAAGCGCGAAAGCTCTCCACCACTTGCTACTTTGTGCAACTCGTCAAGATGCCCGCCTTTATTTGCCGAGAACAAAAACTTAACCTGGTCAAATCCGGTTGAACCAATCTCTGTTTGCTGACTTAATTCAATTTTAAAATTTGCGTTCTCCATCGACAAGTCTGTGAGAATTTCCTTAACCTGCTTTTCAATACCAAGGGTCGCTCTAGTTCTAAGCTGCGTTAATTCCTTTGCAATTTTTGTACATCCAGCTGTTAACTTTACAATTTCCTTTTTATTTTTTTCAATCTCATTTTCCAACGACCCAAACTGGCTAAGCTTCTCTTCTATTTCTGTTTTTATTTTAACAAGATCTTCCTCTGTTGTTACCGCATGCTTTTTAAGCAAACGATTCATCTTGTCCATTTTAGAGTTAACCTCCTCGAGTTTCGAATTATCGAAGTGTACCTGCCCCTCCGAATCTTCGAGATCCCCTGCTAATTCTTTTAATTCGATGTATACCGAATTAACGCGCTCATAAAACTCAGCGTAATTTTTTCCGTATTTAGAAATGCTTTGAATAGCATTTTTTACACTGCTTAATGCGCTTAACACATTGGCATCGCCTCCGCTAATAGCTGTAGCTGCTTGTAACAAATTCCCTTTTATTGTTTCAGCATTTTCTAAAGATGTGCTTTCCTCTTCCAATGCATGTAATTGCCCCGGAACAATTTCCACCTGCTCTAATTCATCGAACAAAAACTGGAAGTAGTCAAGTTCTTTTCTTGCTTGCGCTTCCTGATCTAATAAAGATTTCAGGGAACTTGTCAGTCTGTTTAGCTTTGTATATTCTGTTTTATATTCTTTAAATAAACCCAAACTTCCAGCGAAGGCATCCAGAACCTCTAATTGAAAGTTGCCTTGGTTTAATAAAAGTGTTTGATGCTGTGAATGGATGTCAATTAATTTTTCAGATAAATTTTTTAACGCTGCTAAACTAACAACAGAATCATTTAAAAAACTTCGTGATTTTCCATCCACACTTATTTCGCGTCTTAAAATAATTGTAGGCTCGGGATCCAGATCGTTCTCTTCGAAGAAAGATGCCAGATCGAGTTCTTTAGCCTCAAATTCAGCTTCTACAATACATTTTTTGGTTTTATTTTTTAAGGCAGCGAGATCTGCCCTTTTGCCAAGCGCCAGCCCCAAAGCCTCAAGGAAAATTGACTTTCCTGCTCCTGTTTCACCGGTAATAACCGTTAGGCTACCTGGAAAAACAACATCCATTTCATTAATAAGTGCAAAATTACTTATGTACAATCTCTTTAACATTCGCCTAAAATTCGGAAATATCGCAGTAATTACATAAAATAGTTTTACATATTAGGTAAACTCTTTTTTTTGTAAAACAATGCTAAGTTCCATGCCTTGTTTAGAAAGCTTCATATAAAAGCTCATTAGCCTTGACAAAAATTTATTGGAAATAAAAGTATTGCAGGGATAACTTTCAAGAACACAAAGATTCAAATTAGTCATTTTAGCATACACTTTAAACGATAAGGCCGAATACTCGCAACAAGTGAAAGGTTTACGAAGAGCCGAGGTGTAAGGCACGTGCTTTCTGAAAGTAATTCTATATAGAAAAGCGAGTGCTATTTTGTAGAGCCATCTGCTGTTTGTAACCTCCAGATGCAAGTAACCACCCGGTTTAAGCCATTGTAAAGTTTTTTGAATGGCCGCATCAGGATTTTTAAAGTGATTCAGTGGCTCTAAAAAAATAAAGTCGAATGACTCGGCAACAAATGCCGTTGTTTCAAACGAAGCGTGGCTAGACTTATCGCGGTCAGTAAAGCCATTCTCAACCGAAAAATCAAAGAGTTCCTTCTTGGGTTCCACCGCATACACCTTATAACCAGCTTCCCTTAGCGCATAAGCCGTTATTCCAGTCCCTGAACCCATATCCAGTAGTTTTGACCCTTTTGCCATACGGGCAGTGTTTTCTAAAAAGTCAAGAATATCCTTGCATCCGGCCTCTGCTTTTAAACGTTCGGGATCTAGCAGGGTAAATTTCACTAAAGAGTCATCCTCATCAAAAATCTCCTTTTGATTTACAGGCGCCGGATAATTAAAGTAAAGTCCACACTTAAAACAACAATAAACTTTTGCGGCATTAGTATAATCCCTTTTAGGAAAAAGCCCTTGCTGGCCGTTTAATTTCAATCCTGCGAAACGGGCATTATTTTCAGTTCTGCAAAGAGGGCAAATTAAGGTGGTCTTTTGGCTAAGTTCCATTTAACCTGAAATATACCTTGTACTATCTATCTCGTAAAAAATAGTTTTAAACATCCACAATTGCTCGCTGGTTTAATGATTTAGGTTGCGGTTAATTGTTCGTTTACTCAGTCAAAGTGGCCTTTCATAGGTAAAAAGGTATCATTTACAAATTATAGTAAAATTTCACCCAACGTTCTGCCTTCTGTTATCGTATGTAATACAAACCCCCAGTTCTATTCAGCTAAATTTATGAGACAGTTAAAAATTACCAAACAGATCACTAACCGCGAAACAGCGTCATTAGACATGTATTTGCAGGACATTGGACGCGTTGAATTAATCACGGCCCAGGACGAAGTTGTTTTAGCTCAAAAAATCAGAGCCGGGGACCAAAAAGCTTTGGATAAGCTTGTAAAAGCAAATTTGCGCTTTGTTGTTTCGGTAAGCAAACAATATCAAAACCAAGGTTTGAGTTTGCCAGATCTAATTAACGAGGGAAATTTCGGTTTAATTAAAGCGGCTCAGCGTTTCGATGAAACAAGAGGATTTAAATTTATCTCCTATGCCGTTTGGTGGATTCGCCAAAGTATTTTACAGGCTTTGGCAGAACAAAGTCGTATTGTACGCTTGCCCTTAAATAAAATCGGCGCTATCAACAAAATCAACAAAACCATGTCTAAGCTTGAACAAGATTTAGAGCGCGAACCGAGTTATAACGAGTTAAGCGATGTGTTGGATATGTTGCCACAGGATATTCGTGATACGATGCGTAATCAAAGCCGTCACATGAGTATGGACGCTCCTTTAAGCAGTTCTAACGAAGATGGAGGCAGCCTTTACGATCTCATGCAAAATGAAGCTTCGCAAAATCCTGATAGATTACTCTTAACAGAAAGTTTACAACTGGAAATTTTCAGAGCTCTAAATACCCTTACCGAAAGAGAAGCCGATGTAGTAAAATTGTTTTTTGGTTTAGCGGGAAAACATGCTCACTCTTTAGAAGAGATCGGTGAAAAATTTCAATTGACTCGTGAGCGCGTGCGCCAGATTAAAGAAAAAGCCGTGCGCCGCTTAAAACATGGCTCCCGCAGCCGTTTACTCAAAGCCTATTTAGGTTAAAATAAACCCAACAAAACATACAATAAAACGAAAAGTCCTCATTACCCAACGGTGAGGATTTTTTATTTTCTATGCCTGGATTTAGTTTGCGAAAGCACTGAGTATTATTATATTTGATTTAATGACTGACAGAATTCGTTACCTCGATGGTTTGCGCGGCGTATTGGCAATAATCGTTTTTGTACATCATTATTTTTATGCCTTTTGTCCCGAGATGATCTTTGGTGGAACCTACCAGAATTTTCAAAATTCCGGACCATTTTCCTTTTATAAAATTATGGCCCTTACCCCGGTTAATGTTTTTTTTAATCCCGGTATGGCAATTCACTTTTTCTTTTTATTAAGTGGTTACGTTCAAACCCGAAATTATTTTATAAATCCTGATCTCAGCTTTTTACAGAAGAGTCTGTTAAAGCGCTACATTAGGCTGGCCCTTCCCGTCCTTCCGGTGCTAATTCTCGTTTACCTCTTCCACCATTTCTTTTTTATACGCAAAGATCTAATTCCCGCAAACCAACTAACATCCGATTGGATAAAAAGTTTGTTACCGAATAGTCTTCATTTTTTTAATGTTGTAAAAGAAGCGCTCGTCAATTGTTTTCGCGGCAATTCGCGCTACTATCAGGTATTGTGGACAATGCCCACAGAGCTTGTAAATTCATTTGTTGTACTGGCGCTTTTGATGCTTCTTCATAATACAAAACACTCTGTAAAACTTATTGCAGGCGTCCTCTTTGTTCTGTTTATAATTCTGCAGGAATACTATAGTGTGGCTTTTGTAGCAGGAATGTTATTAGCGAAACTCGAAGTAAACTCTGAAAAATTTAGGGTGGTTTTAGCTAATCCTTTTGTCCATTTTTTATGCTTACTCCTTGGTCTTTATTTTGGATCTTACCCTTTCACCGGATACCAAAACGCTGCAGCTAATTCTGTCTATGCTCCTATTTCCTTTTTTGAAGTCTATCCGCACATAATAAGTTATCTTATTGGGGTTATCTTCCTTTTTTGTTTTCTTTTATACTCTGATTTTGTCCAGAGAATTTTGTC is a genomic window of Sphingobacteriaceae bacterium containing:
- the recN gene encoding DNA repair protein RecN; amino-acid sequence: MLKRLYISNFALINEMDVVFPGSLTVITGETGAGKSIFLEALGLALGKRADLAALKNKTKKCIVEAEFEAKELDLASFFEENDLDPEPTIILRREISVDGKSRSFLNDSVVSLAALKNLSEKLIDIHSQHQTLLLNQGNFQLEVLDAFAGSLGLFKEYKTEYTKLNRLTSSLKSLLDQEAQARKELDYFQFLFDELEQVEIVPGQLHALEEESTSLENAETIKGNLLQAATAISGGDANVLSALSSVKNAIQSISKYGKNYAEFYERVNSVYIELKELAGDLEDSEGQVHFDNSKLEEVNSKMDKMNRLLKKHAVTTEEDLVKIKTEIEEKLSQFGSLENEIEKNKKEIVKLTAGCTKIAKELTQLRTRATLGIEKQVKEILTDLSMENANFKIELSQQTEIGSTGFDQVKFLFSANKGGHLDELHKVASGGELSRLMLSLKALLATKKQLPTIIFDEIDTGVSGDVADKIGNILLKMGGTMQVITITHLPQMASKGQHHLFVYKKDDEDKTVSYIKQLSKEDRVIEIAKMLSTSNPTQSALKNAKELLSLH
- a CDS encoding RNA polymerase subunit sigma; the encoded protein is MRQLKITKQITNRETASLDMYLQDIGRVELITAQDEVVLAQKIRAGDQKALDKLVKANLRFVVSVSKQYQNQGLSLPDLINEGNFGLIKAAQRFDETRGFKFISYAVWWIRQSILQALAEQSRIVRLPLNKIGAINKINKTMSKLEQDLEREPSYNELSDVLDMLPQDIRDTMRNQSRHMSMDAPLSSSNEDGGSLYDLMQNEASQNPDRLLLTESLQLEIFRALNTLTEREADVVKLFFGLAGKHAHSLEEIGEKFQLTRERVRQIKEKAVRRLKHGSRSRLLKAYLG